One window of Pelmatolapia mariae isolate MD_Pm_ZW linkage group LG18, Pm_UMD_F_2, whole genome shotgun sequence genomic DNA carries:
- the LOC134616367 gene encoding zinc finger protein 260-like isoform X2: protein MPSVQSLREFINERLTAAAEQIFLEFEKTIVQYEEEIDRQRRLLDITWKPQVKLHRTDVPQQPVCEEEEEVLPEQQLCDQERSSSVEQEEPEPPQIKEEQEELCSSQEGEQLGLKEEPEVHHDPVQYEEEMERQRRLLDITWKPQIKLHRTDVPQQQVCEEEEEVLPEQQLCDQERSSSVDQEEPEPPQIKEEQEELCSSQEGEQLGLKEEPEVHHDPVQYEEEMERQRRLLDITWKPQIKLHRTDIPQQPVCKEEENEVLPEQQLWNQERSSSVDQEEPEPPQIKEEQEELYSSQEGEQLGLKEETDTFMVTAAEETDHSEPEADREQLLAHSSAVADSQDPGGNKNADSRSSRERHKSHNNAENPTMSESQCNFDKSSTPVKCDVCGKAFKFNYLMKSHYSIHTGERPFACTVCGKMFRCSSFLKKHLSTHSDVKPYTCKTCGKRFGNNRNLVTHTRTHTGVKPYQCKTCGKWFRMHSHLTDHIRIHTGERPFACTVCGKMFRCSSFLKRHLSTHSDVKPYTCKTCGKRFGNNRNLVTHTRTHTGVKPYQCKTCGKWFRMHSHLTDHIRIHTGEKPYLCETCGEAFRHRNTLWAHVNKSHKGEAMLL from the exons ATGCCTTCAGTTCAGTCTCTGAGAGAGTTTATCAACGAGCGactaactgctgctgctgaacaaaTATTCTTGGAGTTTGAAAAAACGATCGTCCAGTACGAGGAAGAGATCGACCGTCAGCGCAGACTGCTGGATATCACCTGGAAACCCCAAGTCAAGCTGCACAGGACAG ACGTCCCACAGCAACCTgtctgtgaggaggaggaggaggttctccctgagcagcagctctgtgaCCAGGAGAGGAGCTCCAGTGTGGAGCAGGAGGAACCAGAACctccacagattaaagaggaacaggaggaactgtgcagcagtcaggagggagagcagctgggACTGAAGGAGGAGCCTGAAGTTCATCATGATCCTGTGCAGTACGAGGAAGAGATGGAGCGTCAGCGCAGACTGCTGGATATCACCTGGAAACCCCAAATCAAGCTGCACAGGACAG ACGTCCCACAGCAGCAGgtctgtgaggaggaggaggaggttctccctgagcagcagctctgtgaCCAGGAGAGGAGCTCCAGTGTGGACCAGGAGGAACCAGAACctccacagattaaagaggaacaggaggaactgtgcagcagtcaggagggagagcagctgggACTGAAGGAGGAGCCTGAAGTTCATCATGATCCTGTGCAGTACGAGGAAGAGATGGAGCGTCAGCGCAGACTGCTGGATATCACCTGGAAACCCCAAATCAAGCTGCACAGGACAG ACATCCCACAGCAGCCTGTTTGTAAGGAAGAGGAGAATGAGGTTCTCcctgagcagcagctctggaACCAGGAGAGGAGCTCCAGTGTGGACCAGGAGGAACCAGAACctccacagattaaagaggaacaggaggaactgtacagcagtcaggagggagagcagctgggactgaaggaggagactgataCCTTTATGGTGACTGCTGCTGAGGAAACAGACCACAGTGAACCAGAAGCAGACAGGGAGCAGCTCCTTGCTCACAGCTCTGCTGTAGCTGACAGTCAAGATCCGGGAGGAAACAAGAACGCAGATTCAAGGTCAAGTAGAGAAAGACACAAAAGTCACAACAATGCAGAAAATCCCACTATGTCAGAGAGTCAGTGTAACTTTGATAAAAGTAGTACGCCTGtaaaatgtgatgtttgtggaaAAGCCTTTAAGTTTAATTATCTAATGAAGAGTCATTATTCAATCCACACAGGTGAGAGACCGTTTGCTTGTACAGTGTGTGGAAAAATGTTCAGATGCAGTAGCTTTTTGAAGAAGCACCTAAGCACGCACTCCGATGTGAAGCCATATACTTGTAAAACATGTGGGAAAAGGTTTGGAAATAATCGTAATTTAGTGACGCACACAAGAACTCACACAGGTGTGAAACCATATCAATGCAAAACGTGTGGGAAATGGTTCAGAATGCACTCTCATTTAACAGATCACATaagaattcacacaggtgagagacCGTTTGCTTGTACAGTGTGTGGAAAAATGTTCAGATGCAGTAGTTTTTTGAAGAGGCACCTAAGCACGCACTCCGATGTGAAGCCATATACTTGTAAAACATGTGGGAAAAGGTTTGGAAATAATCGTAATTTAGTGACGCACACAAGAACTCACACAGGTGTGAAACCATATCAATGCAAAACGTGTGGGAAATGGTTCAGAATGCACTCTCATTTAACAGATCACATaagaattcacacaggtgagaaaccatATCTTTGTGAAACATGTGGGGAAGCTTTCAGACATCGTAATACTTTATGGGCACATGTAAACAAGTCACACAAGGGAGAAGCCATGTTGTTGTAA
- the LOC134616367 gene encoding zinc finger protein 260-like isoform X1, with amino-acid sequence MPSVQSLREFINERLTAAAEQIFLEFEKTIVQYEEEIDRQRRLLDITWKPQVKLHRTVFCPPDVPQQPVCEEEEEVLPEQQLCDQERSSSVEQEEPEPPQIKEEQEELCSSQEGEQLGLKEEPEVHHDPVQYEEEMERQRRLLDITWKPQIKLHRTDVPQQQVCEEEEEVLPEQQLCDQERSSSVDQEEPEPPQIKEEQEELCSSQEGEQLGLKEEPEVHHDPVQYEEEMERQRRLLDITWKPQIKLHRTDIPQQPVCKEEENEVLPEQQLWNQERSSSVDQEEPEPPQIKEEQEELYSSQEGEQLGLKEETDTFMVTAAEETDHSEPEADREQLLAHSSAVADSQDPGGNKNADSRSSRERHKSHNNAENPTMSESQCNFDKSSTPVKCDVCGKAFKFNYLMKSHYSIHTGERPFACTVCGKMFRCSSFLKKHLSTHSDVKPYTCKTCGKRFGNNRNLVTHTRTHTGVKPYQCKTCGKWFRMHSHLTDHIRIHTGERPFACTVCGKMFRCSSFLKRHLSTHSDVKPYTCKTCGKRFGNNRNLVTHTRTHTGVKPYQCKTCGKWFRMHSHLTDHIRIHTGEKPYLCETCGEAFRHRNTLWAHVNKSHKGEAMLL; translated from the exons ATGCCTTCAGTTCAGTCTCTGAGAGAGTTTATCAACGAGCGactaactgctgctgctgaacaaaTATTCTTGGAGTTTGAAAAAACGATCGTCCAGTACGAGGAAGAGATCGACCGTCAGCGCAGACTGCTGGATATCACCTGGAAACCCCAAGTCAAGCTGCACAGGACAG TTTTCTGTCCTCCAGACGTCCCACAGCAACCTgtctgtgaggaggaggaggaggttctccctgagcagcagctctgtgaCCAGGAGAGGAGCTCCAGTGTGGAGCAGGAGGAACCAGAACctccacagattaaagaggaacaggaggaactgtgcagcagtcaggagggagagcagctgggACTGAAGGAGGAGCCTGAAGTTCATCATGATCCTGTGCAGTACGAGGAAGAGATGGAGCGTCAGCGCAGACTGCTGGATATCACCTGGAAACCCCAAATCAAGCTGCACAGGACAG ACGTCCCACAGCAGCAGgtctgtgaggaggaggaggaggttctccctgagcagcagctctgtgaCCAGGAGAGGAGCTCCAGTGTGGACCAGGAGGAACCAGAACctccacagattaaagaggaacaggaggaactgtgcagcagtcaggagggagagcagctgggACTGAAGGAGGAGCCTGAAGTTCATCATGATCCTGTGCAGTACGAGGAAGAGATGGAGCGTCAGCGCAGACTGCTGGATATCACCTGGAAACCCCAAATCAAGCTGCACAGGACAG ACATCCCACAGCAGCCTGTTTGTAAGGAAGAGGAGAATGAGGTTCTCcctgagcagcagctctggaACCAGGAGAGGAGCTCCAGTGTGGACCAGGAGGAACCAGAACctccacagattaaagaggaacaggaggaactgtacagcagtcaggagggagagcagctgggactgaaggaggagactgataCCTTTATGGTGACTGCTGCTGAGGAAACAGACCACAGTGAACCAGAAGCAGACAGGGAGCAGCTCCTTGCTCACAGCTCTGCTGTAGCTGACAGTCAAGATCCGGGAGGAAACAAGAACGCAGATTCAAGGTCAAGTAGAGAAAGACACAAAAGTCACAACAATGCAGAAAATCCCACTATGTCAGAGAGTCAGTGTAACTTTGATAAAAGTAGTACGCCTGtaaaatgtgatgtttgtggaaAAGCCTTTAAGTTTAATTATCTAATGAAGAGTCATTATTCAATCCACACAGGTGAGAGACCGTTTGCTTGTACAGTGTGTGGAAAAATGTTCAGATGCAGTAGCTTTTTGAAGAAGCACCTAAGCACGCACTCCGATGTGAAGCCATATACTTGTAAAACATGTGGGAAAAGGTTTGGAAATAATCGTAATTTAGTGACGCACACAAGAACTCACACAGGTGTGAAACCATATCAATGCAAAACGTGTGGGAAATGGTTCAGAATGCACTCTCATTTAACAGATCACATaagaattcacacaggtgagagacCGTTTGCTTGTACAGTGTGTGGAAAAATGTTCAGATGCAGTAGTTTTTTGAAGAGGCACCTAAGCACGCACTCCGATGTGAAGCCATATACTTGTAAAACATGTGGGAAAAGGTTTGGAAATAATCGTAATTTAGTGACGCACACAAGAACTCACACAGGTGTGAAACCATATCAATGCAAAACGTGTGGGAAATGGTTCAGAATGCACTCTCATTTAACAGATCACATaagaattcacacaggtgagaaaccatATCTTTGTGAAACATGTGGGGAAGCTTTCAGACATCGTAATACTTTATGGGCACATGTAAACAAGTCACACAAGGGAGAAGCCATGTTGTTGTAA
- the LOC134616367 gene encoding zinc finger protein 853-like isoform X3, with translation MPSVQSLREFINERLTAAAEQIFLEFEKTIVQYEEEIDRQRRLLDITWKPQVKLHRTVFCPPDVPQQPVCEEEEEVLPEQQLCDQERSSSVEQEEPEPPQIKEEQEELCSSQEGEQLGLKEEPEVHHDPVQYEEEMERQRRLLDITWKPQIKLHRTDVPQQQVCEEEEEVLPEQQLCDQERSSSVDQEEPEPPQIKEEQEELCSSQEGEQLGLKEEPEVHHDPVQYEEEMERQRRLLDITWKPQIKLHRTDP, from the exons ATGCCTTCAGTTCAGTCTCTGAGAGAGTTTATCAACGAGCGactaactgctgctgctgaacaaaTATTCTTGGAGTTTGAAAAAACGATCGTCCAGTACGAGGAAGAGATCGACCGTCAGCGCAGACTGCTGGATATCACCTGGAAACCCCAAGTCAAGCTGCACAGGACAG TTTTCTGTCCTCCAGACGTCCCACAGCAACCTgtctgtgaggaggaggaggaggttctccctgagcagcagctctgtgaCCAGGAGAGGAGCTCCAGTGTGGAGCAGGAGGAACCAGAACctccacagattaaagaggaacaggaggaactgtgcagcagtcaggagggagagcagctgggACTGAAGGAGGAGCCTGAAGTTCATCATGATCCTGTGCAGTACGAGGAAGAGATGGAGCGTCAGCGCAGACTGCTGGATATCACCTGGAAACCCCAAATCAAGCTGCACAGGACAG ACGTCCCACAGCAGCAGgtctgtgaggaggaggaggaggttctccctgagcagcagctctgtgaCCAGGAGAGGAGCTCCAGTGTGGACCAGGAGGAACCAGAACctccacagattaaagaggaacaggaggaactgtgcagcagtcaggagggagagcagctgggACTGAAGGAGGAGCCTGAAGTTCATCATGATCCTGTGCAGTACGAGGAAGAGATGGAGCGTCAGCGCAGACTGCTGGATATCACCTGGAAACCCCAAATCAAGCTGCACAGGACAG ATCCCTAA